The Hyphomonadaceae bacterium ML37 genome includes a region encoding these proteins:
- a CDS encoding alpha/beta hydrolase, giving the protein MGFRHTMAFALALAGLAALPAAPVQAQACNVAQSEIAALDLSGLELSQAEQIAFHFDVGEWRAGCGDIAAARSAYAQARALIAATQDVDGAWALGLLTEARMEAAQGQFDRARGIIDEADAMLVDAGAARARDFLFLMETALIVEAAASAADQSHSREAVQAELAALRAQAASEDEAALTRDPEAGADADHVVVPVFYGVNRLRTGSDDPNAFYGASAGPLDLGVVTVSVPRNREVGSIPRRGDYPGDIDQYRGDYFILERVEPFADDYAFTGALGEAMDASERRELLVFIHGFNSDFRGAAERAAQLAVDLEIDGVPALYSWPSRGSLLGYFADGREVNDQNVGDLVDYLYLLMSGANADRIHIVAHSMGNRFLARALERLAETYPNPPEPLFDQVVWASPDVDAQEFMALVPQVGHLAADMTLYTSSRDRALRLSRRINGGAPRAGDSSPPYPVVLAGLSTVDTTAAGGRGLGHSDYAGPAMDDFRALIWLSLSPQERCILHTDTGQLGQFYAVDPQTGANCELDVFKYSITAMRRGGEDGDPMALLQSAVATPGAAITDRLDEVRILITRLMAGRQ; this is encoded by the coding sequence ATGGGTTTCAGGCACACTATGGCGTTCGCGCTTGCTCTGGCGGGGCTCGCGGCTTTGCCCGCCGCACCCGTTCAGGCGCAGGCCTGCAATGTGGCGCAGAGCGAGATCGCTGCACTGGACCTGTCCGGGCTGGAGCTCAGCCAGGCTGAACAGATTGCGTTCCATTTCGATGTGGGCGAGTGGCGCGCAGGGTGCGGCGACATCGCCGCGGCGCGCAGCGCTTATGCGCAGGCGCGCGCCCTGATCGCGGCCACACAAGACGTCGACGGCGCCTGGGCGCTCGGGCTTCTGACCGAAGCGCGCATGGAGGCTGCGCAGGGCCAATTTGATCGCGCGCGCGGGATCATTGACGAAGCGGACGCGATGCTGGTGGACGCCGGCGCCGCGCGGGCGCGTGATTTTCTGTTCCTGATGGAGACCGCGCTGATCGTCGAGGCCGCCGCGTCCGCCGCTGATCAGTCCCATAGCCGTGAAGCGGTGCAGGCGGAACTGGCCGCCTTGCGGGCCCAGGCCGCGAGCGAGGATGAAGCGGCGCTGACGCGTGATCCCGAAGCGGGGGCGGACGCCGACCACGTGGTCGTGCCGGTCTTCTATGGCGTCAACAGGCTGCGCACGGGCTCAGACGATCCCAATGCCTTCTATGGCGCGTCGGCCGGCCCTCTGGATCTGGGCGTCGTCACGGTGTCGGTGCCGCGCAATCGCGAAGTCGGGTCGATCCCGCGGCGCGGCGATTATCCCGGCGATATCGACCAGTATCGCGGAGACTATTTCATCCTGGAGCGGGTGGAGCCGTTCGCCGATGATTACGCGTTCACCGGCGCGCTGGGCGAGGCCATGGACGCGTCGGAGCGGCGCGAGCTGCTGGTCTTCATTCACGGGTTCAATTCCGATTTCCGCGGGGCCGCCGAGCGCGCCGCCCAGCTGGCGGTGGATCTGGAGATTGATGGCGTCCCGGCGCTCTATTCCTGGCCGTCGCGAGGCTCCCTCCTGGGCTATTTCGCCGATGGGCGCGAGGTCAATGACCAGAATGTCGGAGATCTGGTGGACTATCTCTACCTCCTCATGAGCGGCGCCAACGCGGATCGCATCCACATCGTCGCGCACTCCATGGGCAACCGCTTCCTCGCCCGCGCGCTGGAGCGTCTGGCCGAAACCTATCCCAACCCGCCCGAACCGCTGTTTGACCAGGTGGTGTGGGCGTCGCCCGATGTCGACGCACAGGAATTCATGGCGCTGGTTCCGCAGGTGGGCCATCTTGCGGCGGACATGACGCTCTACACCTCCAGCCGCGACCGCGCCTTGCGCCTGTCACGGCGGATCAATGGCGGCGCGCCGCGCGCGGGTGATTCCAGCCCGCCCTATCCGGTGGTGCTGGCGGGATTGAGCACGGTGGACACCACGGCGGCGGGCGGGCGCGGGCTGGGGCACTCCGACTATGCCGGCCCGGCCATGGACGATTTCCGGGCGCTGATCTGGCTGTCGCTGAGCCCGCAGGAGCGCTGCATCCTGCATACGGACACCGGCCAGCTCGGCCAGTTCTACGCTGTCGATCCCCAGACCGGGGCGAATTGCGAACTGGATGTGTTCAAATACTCTATCACGGCCATGCGCCGCGGCGGCGAGGATGGCGATCCGATGGCGCTGCTGCAGAGCGCCGTGGCCACGCCGGGCGCGGCGATCACGGACAGGCTGGATGAGGTGCGCATCCTGATCACCCGGCTGATGGCGGGGCGCCAATAG
- a CDS encoding CHAT domain-containing protein, translating to MNRIVFTVWALALALALMISPAALSQDAPPPLAPSITDASARALIAAAEAIDMEQDPAGARAAWQAAHDAAQALDGVAAHDRAAIINQLGSAIFYDGGREAALANFQEAADIFASAGPEHREALEQSLGNVASILATLGRLEEAEAVQRQVLDIRRALYPENHPQIARSYFELGSVLNARGDLDNAIALVERSLDIRRAVLEDGHPHIAMTQVSLAAILIRAHRYGDAAELSRSAAEQLEANLPPGHPFIGFAQSSYAGALNAWGRYEAAEPLLRRILEDRRASLGEAHPQVADTLNNLGVALFAQGRAAEARPLFLAARDIYRNAAGADSVEAARMQMNAADAALAAGEMDAARSEYLNSLAVFDAAGTGGPDRLRVLTELAALETLSGDFDMGRQYLGDARALAASYLPEGHERRLELAIDEAWISAMSGDAMRFVPRAANNAVTALAADLSLVDVDSARDMARRRQRAFRRALDVAFAASDAEAAFRYMQHVQMTGLALAAEATALRARAEGVDAANLIRARQDGWRAVRLAEESYIRVRSAAGTPDPQALANARDAYDAARAGLGQLTDAGATPGGLAGVSLQTVRDALQPQETIVAFAFTPAGGVSLRITPDEVHMDRLAIDADTALEAVTTLRSALEAGPSGGDVRPFPAEQAHQLYAGVFTPRLTQGLEAETTLLIVADGPYRSIPFTVLLTDEFDAPLTDGAGLRAAPWLIRRHATAALPDFSSLTARHAHGGGVRDPFLMGFGAPDFAGEGDGGPVTMAALVRSGGGESATRSLSSLAPLPGARAELEELALVFGADRSDIRLGADATEAAVKTADLSRASTLVFATHGLLSGELETVLEPALAFTPPDESGPLDDGLLTASEIARLPLNADWVVLSACNTFAADGAARSPDRLAQAFLYAGARSLLVSHWTVRDDAAAAITAQTARRSLAGEPRAQAFRNAVLGLMQDDTIDGSSHPGVWGPFALIGQ from the coding sequence ATGAACCGTATCGTGTTCACCGTGTGGGCGCTCGCGCTTGCGCTGGCATTGATGATCTCGCCCGCCGCATTGTCCCAGGACGCGCCGCCGCCACTGGCGCCGAGCATCACCGACGCCTCTGCCCGCGCCCTGATCGCCGCCGCCGAAGCCATTGATATGGAGCAGGACCCGGCCGGCGCGCGCGCCGCCTGGCAAGCCGCCCATGACGCGGCGCAGGCGCTGGACGGGGTGGCGGCGCATGATCGCGCGGCCATCATCAACCAGCTGGGCTCGGCCATTTTCTATGATGGCGGCCGTGAAGCTGCGCTCGCCAATTTCCAGGAAGCGGCGGACATTTTCGCGTCCGCAGGCCCGGAGCACCGCGAAGCGCTTGAGCAGTCGCTGGGCAATGTCGCGTCCATCCTGGCGACGCTGGGCCGTCTGGAAGAGGCCGAGGCTGTGCAGCGGCAGGTGCTGGATATCCGCCGTGCGCTCTACCCCGAAAACCACCCGCAAATCGCCCGGTCCTATTTCGAGCTCGGCTCGGTGCTGAACGCGCGCGGTGATCTGGACAATGCGATTGCGCTGGTCGAACGCTCGCTGGATATCCGCCGCGCCGTGCTGGAGGACGGCCACCCTCACATCGCGATGACGCAGGTCAGCCTGGCCGCGATCCTGATCCGCGCCCACCGCTATGGCGATGCGGCGGAGCTGTCGCGCAGCGCCGCCGAACAGCTCGAAGCCAATCTGCCGCCCGGACATCCCTTCATTGGTTTTGCGCAATCAAGCTATGCCGGCGCGCTCAATGCGTGGGGCCGGTATGAAGCGGCTGAACCCCTGCTGCGCCGGATTCTGGAAGATCGCCGGGCAAGCCTGGGCGAAGCCCATCCCCAGGTGGCCGACACGCTGAACAATCTGGGCGTGGCGCTGTTTGCGCAGGGCCGCGCCGCCGAAGCGCGCCCGCTGTTTCTCGCCGCGCGCGACATCTACCGAAACGCCGCCGGTGCGGACTCGGTCGAAGCGGCGCGCATGCAGATGAACGCCGCCGACGCCGCGCTCGCGGCGGGAGAGATGGACGCTGCGCGCTCTGAATATCTCAATTCATTGGCCGTTTTTGATGCAGCCGGGACCGGAGGGCCGGACCGTTTGCGGGTTCTGACTGAACTGGCGGCTCTGGAGACCCTGTCGGGCGATTTTGACATGGGCCGGCAATATCTCGGCGATGCGCGGGCGCTGGCCGCGTCCTACCTGCCCGAAGGCCATGAGCGGCGGCTCGAGCTGGCCATTGACGAGGCCTGGATATCGGCGATGAGCGGCGACGCCATGCGCTTTGTCCCGCGCGCGGCCAACAATGCCGTCACGGCGCTGGCCGCCGATCTCAGCCTGGTGGATGTCGACAGCGCGAGGGACATGGCCCGCCGGCGCCAGCGCGCGTTCCGCCGCGCGCTGGACGTCGCCTTCGCCGCCAGCGACGCCGAGGCCGCCTTTCGCTATATGCAGCATGTCCAGATGACGGGACTGGCGCTGGCCGCCGAGGCGACAGCCCTGCGGGCGCGGGCCGAAGGCGTGGACGCGGCCAATCTGATCCGCGCGCGGCAGGATGGCTGGCGGGCCGTGCGCCTGGCCGAAGAAAGTTATATCCGCGTGCGCTCGGCTGCCGGAACGCCGGACCCGCAGGCGCTTGCGAATGCGCGTGACGCCTATGATGCGGCGCGCGCCGGGCTGGGTCAGCTTACGGATGCGGGCGCCACGCCTGGCGGTCTGGCGGGCGTCAGCCTGCAAACGGTCCGCGACGCACTTCAGCCCCAAGAAACGATTGTCGCCTTCGCCTTCACGCCCGCAGGCGGGGTGAGCCTTCGCATCACGCCGGACGAGGTGCATATGGACCGTTTGGCGATCGACGCGGATACGGCGCTGGAGGCCGTCACCACGCTGCGGTCCGCGCTGGAAGCCGGTCCGTCAGGCGGCGATGTGCGGCCGTTCCCGGCCGAGCAGGCCCATCAGCTTTACGCCGGGGTGTTCACGCCGCGCCTGACGCAGGGGCTGGAGGCGGAGACGACGCTGCTGATCGTGGCCGACGGGCCCTACCGGTCCATTCCTTTCACGGTGCTGCTTACCGATGAATTTGACGCGCCGCTGACAGACGGCGCCGGCTTGCGGGCCGCGCCCTGGTTGATCCGGCGGCACGCCACGGCGGCCCTGCCGGACTTTTCGAGCCTCACAGCCCGCCACGCCCACGGGGGCGGCGTACGGGATCCCTTCCTGATGGGTTTTGGCGCGCCGGACTTTGCCGGCGAGGGGGATGGCGGCCCGGTCACGATGGCGGCGCTGGTGCGCAGCGGGGGTGGAGAGAGCGCCACACGGTCCCTTTCATCGCTGGCGCCATTGCCCGGCGCGCGCGCCGAGCTGGAGGAGCTGGCGCTGGTGTTTGGCGCGGACCGCTCTGACATCCGCCTTGGCGCTGACGCCACCGAAGCGGCGGTGAAGACCGCCGATCTCAGCCGCGCGAGCACGCTGGTCTTCGCCACCCACGGGCTGTTGAGCGGAGAACTGGAGACGGTGCTGGAGCCAGCGCTGGCCTTCACGCCGCCGGATGAATCCGGCCCGCTGGATGACGGTCTGCTGACCGCGTCCGAGATCGCCCGCCTGCCGCTCAATGCCGACTGGGTGGTGCTGTCGGCGTGCAATACCTTCGCCGCGGACGGCGCGGCGCGCTCGCCCGACAGGCTGGCCCAGGCCTTTCTTTATGCGGGCGCCCGCAGCCTTCTGGTGTCGCACTGGACGGTGCGGGACGATGCGGCGGCGGCGATTACGGCGCAGACCGCGCGCCGGTCGCTGGCCGGCGAGCCGCGCGCGCAGGCGTTCCGCAATGCGGTGTTGGGGCTGATGCAGGATGACACGATTGACGGTAGCAGCCATCCCGGCGTCTGGGGGCCCTTCGCCCTGATCGGACAGTGA
- the ppsR gene encoding transcriptional regulator PpsR — MDTKASEGPNARFQSREVARSAFSDETAADLAANAADLALLIDSRGVVRDAAFSGDEFSEDDDEFDSWIGRKWIDLVQVDSRDKVAALLAPQTTPGQRRWRHVNHAQPSGSDLPVRYFTLPAGREGWTLAIGRDLRAASRMQKRLIEAQRSMERDYARVREAETRFRLLFQLASEGVIIIDGNTFRITDVNAAASRLLGRSSQRLEGRSLEGAFGTAAADIVRETLAVARRTGRTEKIEVTPDGAKKPCQLLASVYRQGREVYFLARVSAQDALGSAEADASMARLAAILPDALVLTGEDGKILSVNEAFVDIAQLSDIDAAVGVPIESYLGRTETEVNVLMANLREHGVIHNFATLVRSQHDLREAVEVSAVSAPGPTGSVFGFSIRPVGRRLVAGRQRAGGAMPGTVDQLSDLVGRVALKDIVRESTDMIEQSCIEAALALTNDNRASAAEILGLSRQSLYAKMHRHKIGELQPKSEH, encoded by the coding sequence ATGGACACCAAGGCCTCTGAAGGCCCGAATGCGAGGTTCCAATCCCGTGAGGTCGCCCGGTCGGCGTTCTCCGACGAGACGGCAGCCGACCTCGCCGCCAACGCGGCGGACCTCGCCTTGTTGATCGACAGCCGCGGCGTTGTGCGCGACGCGGCCTTCTCCGGTGACGAGTTCTCCGAAGATGACGACGAGTTCGACAGCTGGATCGGGCGCAAGTGGATCGATCTGGTTCAGGTCGATTCGCGCGACAAGGTCGCGGCCTTGCTGGCGCCCCAGACGACGCCGGGCCAGCGGCGCTGGCGTCATGTGAATCACGCCCAGCCCAGCGGCTCGGACCTGCCGGTGCGCTATTTCACCCTGCCCGCCGGGCGTGAAGGCTGGACGCTGGCCATCGGGCGCGATCTGCGCGCGGCCTCGCGCATGCAAAAGCGCCTGATCGAAGCCCAGCGCTCCATGGAGCGCGACTATGCGCGGGTGCGCGAAGCCGAAACCCGCTTCCGCCTCCTGTTCCAGCTGGCGTCCGAAGGCGTCATCATCATCGACGGCAACACGTTCCGGATCACTGACGTCAACGCCGCAGCCTCGCGCCTGCTCGGACGCTCCTCGCAGCGCCTTGAGGGCCGCTCGCTGGAAGGCGCGTTCGGGACCGCGGCGGCAGACATCGTGCGCGAGACGCTGGCCGTTGCGCGCCGCACCGGCCGCACCGAAAAGATCGAAGTGACGCCGGACGGCGCCAAGAAGCCCTGCCAGCTGCTGGCCTCGGTCTACCGCCAGGGCCGTGAAGTCTATTTCCTCGCGCGGGTCTCGGCCCAGGACGCGCTGGGCTCGGCGGAAGCCGACGCCTCCATGGCGCGCCTCGCCGCAATCCTGCCCGACGCGCTGGTGCTCACCGGCGAGGACGGCAAGATCCTGTCGGTGAACGAGGCCTTCGTGGATATCGCCCAGCTCAGCGATATTGACGCCGCCGTGGGCGTGCCCATCGAATCCTATCTCGGCCGCACCGAGACCGAAGTGAACGTGCTGATGGCCAATTTGCGCGAGCATGGCGTCATCCACAACTTCGCCACCCTGGTGCGCAGCCAGCATGATCTGCGTGAAGCGGTGGAAGTATCCGCCGTCTCCGCCCCCGGCCCCACGGGCAGCGTGTTCGGCTTCTCCATCCGCCCGGTCGGCCGCCGGCTGGTCGCCGGACGCCAGCGCGCCGGCGGCGCCATGCCCGGCACCGTCGATCAATTGTCCGATCTGGTCGGGCGGGTCGCGCTGAAAGACATCGTGCGCGAAAGCACCGACATGATCGAGCAAAGCTGCATCGAGGCGGCGCTGGCCCTGACCAACGATAATCGCGCCTCGGCGGCGGAGATTCTCGGCCTCAGCCGCCAGAGCCTGTACGCCAAGATGCACCGCCACAAGATCGGCGAGCTCCAGCCCAAATCCGAGCACTGA
- a CDS encoding geranylgeranyl diphosphate reductase, with protein MTDAVKSYDAVVVGGGPAGATAAQKIAETGASVLLIDKPGRIKPCGGAVPPKLIRTYNIPDSQIVARTQGARILAPSGLEVDMPIGEGYVGMVDREHFDEFLRERAAAAGAERRDGTVEAMERDDQGAAIIVFSPAQAPDETVRVRARVVIAADGARSKLAQQTVKGAEKVKSVFAYHEIVRAPEAGSKSHYDPQRCDVYYDGKISPDFYGWVFPHGAVASVGTGSQVKGFSLRGAVKSLRESAGLADCEVVRREGAPLPYKPAPRWDNGRDLVLAGDAAGAVAPSSGEGIFYAMTSGEMAAEGALEFLATGDSRALANVRKRFMKAHGRVFFILGIMQHFWYRNDKRRERFVKICADEDVQRLTWQGYMEKELVRRDPAAHAKIFFKDMAHLLGLSPR; from the coding sequence GTGACCGACGCTGTGAAGAGTTATGACGCCGTCGTTGTGGGCGGCGGACCGGCCGGCGCCACCGCCGCCCAGAAGATCGCCGAGACCGGCGCCTCGGTCCTGCTGATCGACAAGCCCGGTCGCATCAAGCCGTGCGGCGGCGCCGTGCCGCCCAAACTTATCCGCACCTATAACATCCCCGATTCCCAGATCGTCGCGCGCACTCAGGGCGCGCGTATCCTCGCCCCTTCAGGCCTCGAAGTGGATATGCCCATCGGCGAGGGTTACGTCGGCATGGTCGACCGCGAGCACTTTGACGAGTTCCTGCGCGAGCGCGCCGCGGCCGCAGGGGCCGAGCGCCGCGACGGCACGGTCGAAGCGATGGAGCGCGACGACCAGGGCGCTGCCATCATTGTGTTTTCACCCGCGCAGGCGCCCGACGAGACCGTGCGCGTTCGCGCCCGTGTCGTCATCGCGGCCGATGGAGCGCGCTCCAAACTCGCCCAGCAAACGGTGAAGGGCGCCGAGAAGGTCAAGAGCGTGTTCGCCTATCATGAAATCGTGCGCGCGCCCGAAGCCGGCAGCAAAAGCCATTACGATCCCCAGCGCTGCGACGTGTATTATGACGGCAAGATATCCCCGGACTTCTATGGCTGGGTCTTCCCCCACGGCGCGGTGGCCAGCGTGGGGACAGGCAGCCAGGTCAAGGGCTTCTCGCTGCGCGGCGCGGTCAAATCCTTGCGCGAATCGGCCGGGCTCGCCGACTGCGAAGTGGTCCGGCGCGAAGGCGCCCCCCTGCCCTACAAACCCGCGCCCCGCTGGGACAATGGCCGCGACCTGGTCCTCGCCGGCGACGCCGCCGGAGCGGTCGCGCCCTCATCCGGCGAAGGTATTTTCTACGCCATGACGTCGGGGGAAATGGCGGCTGAAGGCGCGCTGGAATTCCTCGCCACCGGCGATTCCCGGGCGCTGGCCAATGTGCGCAAGCGCTTCATGAAAGCGCACGGACGGGTCTTCTTTATCCTCGGGATCATGCAGCATTTCTGGTACCGCAATGACAAACGGCGCGAGCGCTTTGTGAAGATCTGCGCCGATGAAGATGTCCAGCGCCTGACCTGGCAAGGCTATATGGAGAAAGAGCTGGTGCGCCGCGATCCCGCCGCCCACGCCAAGATTTTCTTCAAGGATATGGCCCACTTGCTGGGCCTCTCCCCGCGCTGA
- a CDS encoding YIP1 family protein: protein MTEPLSPAPPPAWQRHLVERAQAIILKPKSTWAVIDGETTPIRNLFIYYVLPLAAIGPVAGFLGGQIFGRGVGVLGTVYRPSFLNALSSAVIQYVFAILGVAVLALIIHAFARQFGGAPSQAQAFKVAIYGSTAAWLAGIFQLVPALSALSIVGLYSLYLIYLGLPRLMKAPQDKAVIYVIVAIIAAVMVWIVAGALGAALTPRMVA from the coding sequence ATGACCGAACCCCTATCGCCCGCCCCACCCCCGGCCTGGCAGCGGCATCTGGTGGAGCGGGCCCAGGCCATCATCCTGAAGCCCAAATCCACGTGGGCCGTGATTGACGGCGAGACCACGCCCATCCGCAATCTGTTCATCTATTATGTCCTTCCGCTGGCGGCTATCGGTCCGGTCGCCGGATTTCTGGGCGGGCAGATTTTCGGGCGCGGGGTAGGTGTTCTGGGCACGGTCTACCGGCCGTCCTTCCTGAATGCGCTGTCTTCGGCCGTGATCCAGTATGTGTTCGCGATTCTGGGCGTCGCCGTGCTGGCCCTTATCATCCATGCCTTCGCCCGGCAGTTTGGCGGCGCGCCCAGCCAGGCCCAGGCGTTCAAGGTGGCGATCTACGGCTCCACAGCCGCCTGGCTTGCCGGGATTTTCCAGCTTGTGCCGGCCCTGTCCGCGCTGAGCATAGTGGGGCTGTACAGCCTCTACCTGATCTATCTCGGCCTGCCCCGGTTGATGAAGGCGCCGCAGGACAAGGCGGTGATCTACGTGATCGTTGCGATCATTGCGGCGGTCATGGTGTGGATTGTCGCGGGCGCACTGGGCGCCGCTCTGACGCCACGCATGGTGGCATAG
- a CDS encoding cytochrome c family protein encodes MRTTSFFAALIASTALAACGDSGEQPASGAQPAQPEPAGTQTSAPEPAEEPAAEEPAAEEPAAEEPAAEEPAAEEPAAEEPATETPPAGSGGAGDGEYLIAGLTGDPAAGRRVFVRCQTCHVIEEGVNRVGPSLYGIFGRTAGTVDGFRYSTANAESGVVWDAENMFEYLENPRAFIPGTIMAFPGIRSEQERADVIAYIKDNGGVAE; translated from the coding sequence ATGAGAACCACCAGTTTCTTTGCCGCGCTGATCGCGTCCACGGCCCTGGCCGCTTGCGGCGACAGCGGCGAACAGCCCGCCAGCGGCGCGCAACCGGCCCAGCCGGAACCCGCGGGTACGCAGACGTCTGCGCCTGAGCCCGCTGAAGAGCCGGCCGCTGAGGAGCCCGCCGCGGAAGAACCCGCCGCTGAAGAACCCGCCGCTGAAGAGCCGGCCGCGGAAGAGCCGGCCGCGGAAGAGCCGGCGACCGAAACGCCTCCCGCCGGTTCCGGCGGTGCGGGTGACGGCGAATACCTGATTGCGGGCCTGACCGGCGATCCGGCGGCTGGCCGCCGCGTGTTCGTTCGCTGCCAGACCTGCCACGTGATCGAAGAAGGCGTGAACCGCGTCGGCCCGTCCCTTTACGGGATTTTCGGCCGCACTGCGGGCACCGTGGATGGCTTCCGCTACTCCACCGCCAACGCTGAGTCGGGTGTGGTCTGGGATGCGGAGAACATGTTCGAGTATCTCGAAAATCCGCGCGCCTTCATTCCCGGCACGATCATGGCGTTCCCCGGCATCCGCAGCGAGCAGGAGCGGGCCGACGTGATCGCCTATATCAAGGACAATGGCGGCGTCGCCGAGTAA
- the chlG gene encoding chlorophyll synthase ChlG, whose protein sequence is MPSPDLRTSLLAVVELSKPVTWFPPMWAFGCGVVSSGQFSLDNIGLLIFGVLLAGPLLCAGSQAVNDWFDREVDAINEPGRPIPSGRIPGRWGLWIAIFWSVAGLVWAAFLGVWVLVAAAVGVALSWAYSAPPVRLKRSGVWGPLSVGISYEGLAWFTGAAVMAQALPDGRTILLAVLYSLGAYGIMVLNDFKAIEGDIKMGLKSLPAALGPRKAAWIACITMAAPQFVVVALLAFWGQPIHAGIVGLSLLVQLLLMVRLMRDPKALAPWYNGTGVTLYVLGMLASAFALAGLNQGAVS, encoded by the coding sequence TTGCCGTCGCCAGACCTTCGAACGTCCTTGCTGGCGGTCGTGGAGCTGTCCAAACCGGTCACCTGGTTCCCGCCCATGTGGGCGTTCGGGTGCGGCGTGGTCTCGTCCGGCCAATTCAGCCTCGACAATATCGGCCTGTTGATTTTCGGCGTCCTGTTGGCCGGCCCGCTGCTGTGCGCGGGCAGCCAGGCTGTCAATGACTGGTTCGACCGCGAGGTCGACGCCATCAATGAACCTGGCCGCCCAATTCCCTCGGGCCGGATCCCCGGCCGCTGGGGTTTGTGGATCGCGATTTTCTGGTCCGTCGCCGGCCTGGTCTGGGCCGCCTTTCTGGGCGTCTGGGTGCTGGTGGCGGCCGCCGTGGGCGTCGCCCTGTCCTGGGCCTATAGCGCGCCGCCGGTGCGGCTGAAGCGCAGCGGCGTCTGGGGACCGCTTTCGGTCGGCATTTCCTATGAAGGCCTTGCCTGGTTCACCGGCGCCGCCGTGATGGCCCAGGCCCTGCCCGACGGGCGGACCATACTGCTGGCCGTCCTCTACAGCCTGGGGGCCTACGGCATCATGGTGCTCAACGACTTCAAGGCGATCGAGGGCGACATCAAGATGGGGCTCAAATCCCTGCCCGCCGCCCTGGGGCCGCGCAAGGCCGCCTGGATCGCCTGCATCACCATGGCTGCGCCACAGTTTGTCGTCGTCGCTTTGCTGGCATTCTGGGGCCAGCCCATCCATGCCGGCATTGTCGGCCTGTCCCTGCTGGTCCAGCTCCTCCTGATGGTGCGCCTGATGCGCGACCCCAAGGCGCTGGCGCCCTGGTATAACGGGACCGGGGTGACGCTCTATGTCCTGGGCATGCTGGCGAGCGCCTTTGCACTGGCAGGTCTCAATCAGGGGGCGGTTTCGTGA
- a CDS encoding HAMP domain-containing histidine kinase, with translation MTSVESLPPEAAGRKPFRFAMLRSTFARLAALIAVLVSLASTVVFVIAYVAFAYVSDQTLRQLVDTDAAGLVDIYTLEGEPGLRRSIQDRLALRPLEGEGPVYLLTDPDGEPLAGNLTRWPEAFALDASWVRGDFTVDDEPLPVLGRAFLMPQDYRLFVGRSTTSQAQAQARLRTIFIAGFFITLTLGIAAGLVAAGWIMTRVERLNRTCQAVRDGAIDQRAPGADGVDEFGLLSRNVNAMLDRIERLISAQRDVSDLTAHELRTPLIRIDRTLADALDDPARVEDAREQLAELGELINSLMDISAISAEIGDTRGLEILDLAALARSVTPLYDDVAAEKGARVKLDAPRPVMMRGSPAQLGRLIANLLDNAVKFLPDGGEVTVIVRDGPVLIVEDNGPGVPADWRERVFMRFARISHGGPRGHGLGLSFVHAVARRHALAIEVEDARPGAARPGARFIVRPAGGA, from the coding sequence ATGACCTCTGTGGAGAGTTTACCGCCAGAGGCCGCCGGGCGAAAACCCTTTCGTTTCGCGATGCTGCGGTCCACCTTTGCGCGCCTGGCCGCGCTGATCGCCGTGCTGGTCAGCCTGGCCTCCACCGTGGTCTTCGTGATCGCCTATGTCGCCTTCGCCTATGTCTCTGACCAGACCCTGCGCCAGCTGGTGGACACCGACGCGGCGGGGCTGGTGGATATCTACACGCTGGAAGGCGAGCCGGGCCTGCGCCGGTCGATCCAGGACAGGCTGGCCCTGCGTCCGCTGGAGGGGGAGGGGCCGGTCTATCTGCTGACCGACCCGGACGGCGAACCGCTGGCGGGCAATCTCACCCGTTGGCCCGAGGCTTTCGCGCTGGACGCCAGCTGGGTGCGCGGCGACTTCACCGTTGATGATGAGCCGCTGCCGGTTCTGGGCCGGGCGTTCCTGATGCCACAGGACTACCGCCTGTTCGTCGGGCGATCGACCACCAGCCAGGCGCAGGCGCAGGCGCGTCTGCGCACCATCTTCATCGCTGGGTTCTTCATCACGCTGACGCTGGGGATCGCGGCGGGACTGGTCGCGGCGGGGTGGATCATGACCCGGGTCGAACGGCTGAACCGCACCTGCCAGGCGGTGCGCGACGGCGCCATCGACCAGCGCGCGCCCGGGGCGGACGGGGTGGACGAGTTCGGCCTGCTGTCTCGCAATGTCAACGCCATGCTCGACCGGATCGAGCGGCTTATCAGCGCCCAGCGCGACGTGTCCGACCTGACGGCGCACGAACTGCGCACGCCCCTGATCCGCATTGACCGCACGCTGGCCGACGCCCTCGACGACCCGGCCCGGGTTGAGGATGCGCGCGAGCAACTCGCCGAGCTGGGCGAGCTCATCAACTCCCTGATGGATATCTCCGCGATCAGCGCCGAAATCGGCGATACGCGCGGACTGGAGATTCTGGATCTGGCCGCGCTCGCGCGGTCGGTCACGCCGCTTTACGATGATGTCGCCGCGGAAAAGGGCGCGCGGGTGAAACTCGATGCCCCCCGGCCGGTGATGATGCGCGGCAGCCCCGCCCAGCTGGGCCGCCTGATCGCCAATTTGCTCGACAACGCCGTCAAGTTTCTGCCCGATGGTGGAGAGGTGACGGTGATCGTACGCGACGGCCCGGTCCTGATCGTTGAAGACAACGGCCCCGGCGTGCCGGCCGACTGGCGCGAGCGGGTGTTCATGCGCTTTGCCCGGATCAGCCATGGCGGCCCGCGCGGGCACGGGCTGGGCCTGTCCTTTGTTCATGCCGTCGCGCGGCGTCACGCACTGGCCATCGAGGTGGAGGACGCCCGGCCGGGCGCCGCCCGCCCCGGCGCCCGATTCATCGTGCGTCCGGCGGGAGGCGCATAG